In one Methanobrevibacter arboriphilus genomic region, the following are encoded:
- a CDS encoding B12-binding domain-containing radical SAM protein, which yields MKITFVNPPQTASKYKFMGVIAPPLGLAYMAAVLEENHFSVNIIDASASDMTWDEFEESLKNSNPDIIAITALTPTIEKALKTAKKSKNLFPDSIIVMGGYHPTFNFEELLNYEFIDIVIRGEGEYTILDLVQTIENHGDLSKVKGIAFNDIVTPERELIMDLDSLPFPARHLLPMDDYKLLNMDTKMSTMITSRGCPMQCSFCSSASLHGSKLRLRSVKDIVDEMEDLIENFNIETIAFMDDTFTINKKRVIEICDEIIKRNIKVLWGCTARVDTLNADVLKKMREAGCITLFMGVESAEQQILDDVNKKTTIEKIQEAFKVCREEKIRTIASVVLGMPGDTHESIKKTVDFVKDLKPSYAIFSLATPYPGTKFYQQVFEKNMIKVKDWSKYTLISPIIDTIECSLDDLRKYQTIAFCKFYLRPSYLLRQLITDGPILLKTIWGVFRHVLS from the coding sequence ATGAAAATTACATTTGTTAATCCACCACAAACAGCTTCTAAATACAAGTTTATGGGAGTTATTGCACCACCATTAGGGCTTGCTTATATGGCTGCTGTTTTAGAAGAAAATCATTTTTCAGTTAATATAATTGATGCTTCTGCATCTGACATGACTTGGGACGAATTTGAAGAGAGCTTGAAAAATTCTAATCCTGATATTATTGCTATTACAGCATTAACACCAACTATTGAAAAAGCTTTAAAAACTGCTAAAAAATCCAAGAATCTTTTCCCAGATAGTATAATTGTAATGGGAGGATATCATCCTACCTTTAATTTTGAAGAATTATTAAATTATGAGTTTATTGATATTGTTATTCGTGGAGAAGGTGAATACACTATTTTAGACTTGGTTCAAACTATTGAAAATCATGGTGATCTTAGTAAAGTCAAAGGAATAGCTTTTAATGATATTGTGACTCCTGAAAGAGAATTGATCATGGATTTAGATTCATTACCTTTCCCTGCTAGGCATTTACTCCCTATGGATGATTATAAACTTCTTAATATGGACACAAAGATGTCTACTATGATTACTAGTAGGGGTTGTCCTATGCAATGCTCTTTTTGTTCTTCTGCTTCTTTACATGGGTCTAAACTTCGTTTAAGGTCTGTTAAAGACATTGTTGATGAAATGGAAGATCTGATTGAAAATTTCAATATAGAAACTATTGCTTTTATGGATGATACTTTTACAATAAATAAAAAAAGAGTTATTGAAATCTGTGATGAAATAATAAAAAGAAATATTAAAGTTTTATGGGGATGTACTGCAAGAGTTGATACTTTAAATGCAGATGTATTGAAAAAAATGAGGGAAGCAGGATGTATTACTCTTTTTATGGGTGTCGAATCAGCTGAACAACAAATTTTAGATGATGTAAATAAAAAAACTACCATTGAAAAAATTCAAGAGGCATTTAAAGTTTGTAGAGAAGAAAAAATCAGAACTATTGCTTCTGTTGTACTTGGAATGCCTGGAGATACTCATGAAAGTATAAAAAAGACTGTTGATTTTGTGAAGGACTTAAAACCATCTTATGCTATTTTTTCTCTAGCAACACCTTACCCTGGAACTAAATTTTATCAACAAGTTTTTGAAAAAAACATGATAAAGGTTAAAGATTGGTCAAAATACACACTCATTTCTCCTATAATTGACACAATAGAATGTTCTTTAGATGATTTGAGAA
- the thiI gene encoding tRNA uracil 4-sulfurtransferase ThiI: MEHSLIIARYGELGLKSPKVRGRFERKLSSNIKAAFNCEIDINQARIFIFPENFDEALSKLHKIFGIVSFSPAISTYSNFDDIEKTMSKYLDKLIDEGLICSDTPFAIRCRRVGKHDFSSQELAAFAGSVVVKKLGCPVDLTNPRFEIFIEVRDNETYIFHEKIKGPGGLPLGTQGKLISLVSSGIDSPVATYLMMKRGCEIIALHFDNDPYTKPKSEEKFESIVEQLKSYSSGVSFRSRVVKYGDYLKKCKEDAPEKMACILCKSGMYKIAGMLAEDMNALGVVDGSSVGQVASQTLPNILATRDDVEVPILSPLIGLDKVEIEKIAKKIGTYDISKEYDGGCSAVPRYPETKADVERVRNAKEDINQEELVNKAFGSIIFKNSI, from the coding sequence ATGGAACATAGTTTAATAATCGCAAGGTATGGTGAATTAGGACTTAAAAGTCCTAAAGTTAGGGGTCGATTTGAAAGAAAACTTTCTTCTAATATTAAAGCTGCTTTTAATTGTGAAATAGATATAAATCAGGCACGTATATTTATATTTCCTGAAAATTTTGATGAGGCATTATCTAAACTCCATAAAATATTTGGTATTGTATCTTTTTCTCCAGCAATATCTACTTATAGTAATTTTGATGATATCGAAAAAACAATGTCTAAATATCTTGATAAATTAATCGATGAAGGATTGATATGTTCAGATACTCCTTTTGCAATTAGATGTAGAAGAGTAGGAAAACATGATTTTTCTTCTCAGGAATTAGCTGCTTTTGCTGGATCTGTTGTTGTTAAAAAGCTTGGATGTCCTGTTGATTTAACTAACCCTAGATTTGAAATTTTTATTGAAGTTCGTGATAATGAAACTTATATATTTCATGAAAAAATTAAAGGTCCGGGAGGTTTGCCTCTTGGAACTCAAGGGAAATTAATTTCACTTGTATCTAGTGGTATTGATTCTCCTGTAGCAACTTATCTTATGATGAAAAGAGGTTGTGAGATAATAGCTCTTCATTTTGATAATGATCCTTATACAAAACCAAAATCTGAAGAAAAATTTGAATCTATTGTTGAACAACTAAAGTCTTATTCAAGTGGTGTTTCTTTCAGATCTAGAGTTGTTAAATATGGAGATTATCTTAAAAAATGTAAGGAAGATGCTCCAGAAAAGATGGCTTGTATTCTTTGTAAGTCTGGAATGTATAAAATAGCTGGAATGTTAGCTGAGGATATGAATGCACTTGGTGTTGTTGATGGTAGTAGTGTAGGTCAAGTAGCTTCCCAAACTCTTCCAAATATTCTTGCTACTCGTGATGATGTCGAAGTTCCTATTTTAAGCCCTTTGATTGGTTTGGATAAGGTTGAAATCGAAAAAATAGCTAAAAAAATTGGGACTTATGATATTTCAAAAGAATATGATGGGGGTTGTAGTGCTGTACCTAGATATCCTGAAACAAAAGCAGATGTTGAAAGAGTTAGAAATGCTAAAGAAGATATTAATCAAGAAGAATTGGTTAATAAGGCTTTTGGGTCAATAATTTTTAAAAATTCTATTTAA
- a CDS encoding methanogenesis marker 16 metalloprotein → MKSRTLDEINDKIENRTANVFTAQELKDLIRNENAPKFEDVDVVTTGTCGIMSGTAAIFHLDIFEPGIFKRAKNIYLNGVPGFTGPCPNEWLGSIDTIVYGTSHSKLNPDYGGGFLFKDIIEGNEIDVEVESNDGKKFSSHITIDNIPRAEMIGTRMAFKNYTAFINPSNNQVSSIFNAIPMEGNFKSFSFSGCGDINPLQNDPNMNVIKKGSKVLLNGSEGLVIGNGTRSSINKPNLMLSADMRQMSTDYFGGFKTAEGPEIFDSVALAIPVLNENILNNLMVINKDINLPIADIQGRHLPLSETNYSNVWDGYDERPQFNENKCVNCNDCLVEERCPTFAYSNEKGNKKLDTEKCFGCGMCSYSCISGAFEMNTGLVSIRIDENDHDIPIACRQSDIRRAKSLTNKLKKMIENREFKI, encoded by the coding sequence TTGAAATCAAGAACTCTTGATGAGATTAATGATAAAATTGAAAATAGAACAGCTAATGTTTTTACAGCTCAAGAACTGAAAGATTTAATTAGAAATGAAAATGCTCCTAAATTTGAGGATGTTGATGTTGTAACAACTGGTACATGTGGAATTATGTCTGGAACTGCAGCCATATTTCATTTAGATATTTTTGAACCTGGAATTTTTAAAAGAGCTAAAAATATTTATTTAAATGGTGTTCCAGGTTTTACAGGGCCTTGTCCTAATGAATGGTTAGGATCTATTGATACAATTGTTTATGGAACTAGCCATAGTAAGCTTAATCCAGATTATGGTGGAGGTTTTTTATTTAAGGATATTATAGAAGGTAATGAAATTGATGTTGAAGTAGAATCTAATGATGGTAAAAAATTCTCTTCTCATATCACTATTGATAATATTCCTCGAGCTGAAATGATTGGAACAAGAATGGCGTTTAAAAATTATACTGCCTTTATTAATCCTTCAAATAATCAAGTTTCATCAATTTTTAATGCAATTCCTATGGAAGGAAATTTCAAATCTTTTTCTTTTTCTGGATGTGGTGATATTAATCCTCTTCAAAATGATCCTAATATGAATGTTATAAAAAAAGGATCAAAAGTTTTACTTAATGGATCTGAAGGACTTGTTATTGGAAATGGAACAAGAAGCAGTATTAATAAGCCTAATTTGATGTTATCTGCAGATATGCGTCAGATGAGTACTGATTACTTTGGAGGTTTTAAAACTGCTGAAGGTCCTGAAATATTTGATTCAGTAGCATTAGCTATTCCAGTTCTTAATGAAAATATATTGAATAATTTAATGGTTATAAATAAAGATATCAATCTACCTATTGCTGATATTCAAGGTAGACATTTGCCTCTTTCTGAAACAAATTATTCTAATGTATGGGATGGTTATGATGAGAGACCACAATTTAATGAAAATAAATGTGTTAATTGTAATGATTGTTTAGTTGAAGAACGTTGTCCTACATTTGCTTATAGTAATGAGAAAGGAAATAAAAAGTTAGATACTGAAAAGTGTTTTGGTTGTGGGATGTGTTCTTATTCTTGTATTAGTGGTGCATTTGAAATGAATACTGGTTTGGTATCTATTCGTATTGATGAAAATGATCATGATATTCCAATTGCATGTAGACAATCGGATATAAGAAGAGCAAAATCATTAACTAATAAACTGAAAAAAATGATTGAAAATAGAGAATTTAAAATTTAA